The Toxotes jaculatrix isolate fToxJac2 chromosome 14, fToxJac2.pri, whole genome shotgun sequence genome window below encodes:
- the cirbpa gene encoding cold inducible RNA binding protein a isoform X5, translating into MSDEGKLFIGGLSFETNEDSLAAAFGKYGTIEKVDVIRDKETGRSRGFGFVKYDNAEDAKDALDAMNGKTLDGRAIRVDEAGKGGRSRGGFGSGPRGGRFSGSRGRGGRGYSRDFGGGGYNGDRGYGDRSYGDRSFGGGERSFGGGGYRSGGYSSGGYRENR; encoded by the exons ATGTCGGACGAGGGCAAATTGTTCATCGGAGGACTGAGCTTCGAGACCAACGAGGACTCTCTGGCCGCGGCCTTCGGCAAATACGGCACCATCGAGAAAG TGGATGTGatcagagacaaagagacaggaaggTCTCGCGGGTTCGGCTTTGTGAAATACGATAATGCAGAAGATGCAAAAGATGCACTGGACGCCATGAACGGCAAG ACTCTAGATGGCCGTGCTATCCGCGTTGATGAAGCAGGGAAGGGTGGGCGCTCCAGAGGAGGCTTCGGTTCAGGCCCACGAGGTGGAAGATTCAGCGGATCCCGCGGCAGAGGTGGGCGTGGTTATTCCCGAG aCTTTGGAGGTGGGGGATACAATGGAGATAGGGGATATGGTGACAGGAGTTATGGCGACAGGAGCTTcggaggtggagagaggagcTTTGGTGGTGGTGGATACAGGAGTGGGGGATATTCCTCAGGTGGCTACAGAGAAAATAGGTAA
- the cirbpa gene encoding cold inducible RNA binding protein a isoform X3, with protein sequence MSDEGKLFIGGLSFETNEDSLAAAFGKYGTIEKVDVIRDKETGRSRGFGFVKYDNAEDAKDALDAMNGKTLDGRAIRVDEAGKGGRSRGGFGSGPRGGRFSGSRGRDFGGGGYNGDRGYGDRSYGDRSFGGGERSFGGGGYRSGGYSSGGYRENRGQGGYGDRSGSYRDGYDSYATHE encoded by the exons ATGTCGGACGAGGGCAAATTGTTCATCGGAGGACTGAGCTTCGAGACCAACGAGGACTCTCTGGCCGCGGCCTTCGGCAAATACGGCACCATCGAGAAAG TGGATGTGatcagagacaaagagacaggaaggTCTCGCGGGTTCGGCTTTGTGAAATACGATAATGCAGAAGATGCAAAAGATGCACTGGACGCCATGAACGGCAAG ACTCTAGATGGCCGTGCTATCCGCGTTGATGAAGCAGGGAAGGGTGGGCGCTCCAGAGGAGGCTTCGGTTCAGGCCCACGAGGTGGAAGATTCAGCGGATCCCGCGGCAGAG aCTTTGGAGGTGGGGGATACAATGGAGATAGGGGATATGGTGACAGGAGTTATGGCGACAGGAGCTTcggaggtggagagaggagcTTTGGTGGTGGTGGATACAGGAGTGGGGGATATTCCTCAGGTGGCTACAGAGAAAATAG GGGTCAGGGTGGATATGGTGACCGCTCTGGATCCTACCGCGATGGATACGACAGCTATG CTACACACGAGTAA
- the cirbpa gene encoding cold inducible RNA binding protein a isoform X2, which translates to MSDEGKLFIGGLSFETNEDSLAAAFGKYGTIEKVDVIRDKETGRSRGFGFVKYDNAEDAKDALDAMNGKTLDGRAIRVDEAGKGGRSRGGFGSGPRGGRFSGSRGRGGRGYSRGGGYNGDRGYGDRSYGDRSFGGGERSFGGGGYRSGGYSSGGYRENRGQGGYGDRSGSYRDGYDSYATHE; encoded by the exons ATGTCGGACGAGGGCAAATTGTTCATCGGAGGACTGAGCTTCGAGACCAACGAGGACTCTCTGGCCGCGGCCTTCGGCAAATACGGCACCATCGAGAAAG TGGATGTGatcagagacaaagagacaggaaggTCTCGCGGGTTCGGCTTTGTGAAATACGATAATGCAGAAGATGCAAAAGATGCACTGGACGCCATGAACGGCAAG ACTCTAGATGGCCGTGCTATCCGCGTTGATGAAGCAGGGAAGGGTGGGCGCTCCAGAGGAGGCTTCGGTTCAGGCCCACGAGGTGGAAGATTCAGCGGATCCCGCGGCAGAGGTGGGCGTGGTTATTCCCGAG GTGGGGGATACAATGGAGATAGGGGATATGGTGACAGGAGTTATGGCGACAGGAGCTTcggaggtggagagaggagcTTTGGTGGTGGTGGATACAGGAGTGGGGGATATTCCTCAGGTGGCTACAGAGAAAATAG GGGTCAGGGTGGATATGGTGACCGCTCTGGATCCTACCGCGATGGATACGACAGCTATG CTACACACGAGTAA
- the cirbpa gene encoding cold inducible RNA binding protein a isoform X4: MSDEGKLFIGGLSFETNEDSLAAAFGKYGTIEKVDVIRDKETGRSRGFGFVKYDNAEDAKDALDAMNGKTLDGRAIRVDEAGKGGRSRGGFGSGPRGGRFSGSRGRGGGYNGDRGYGDRSYGDRSFGGGERSFGGGGYRSGGYSSGGYRENRGQGGYGDRSGSYRDGYDSYATHE; the protein is encoded by the exons ATGTCGGACGAGGGCAAATTGTTCATCGGAGGACTGAGCTTCGAGACCAACGAGGACTCTCTGGCCGCGGCCTTCGGCAAATACGGCACCATCGAGAAAG TGGATGTGatcagagacaaagagacaggaaggTCTCGCGGGTTCGGCTTTGTGAAATACGATAATGCAGAAGATGCAAAAGATGCACTGGACGCCATGAACGGCAAG ACTCTAGATGGCCGTGCTATCCGCGTTGATGAAGCAGGGAAGGGTGGGCGCTCCAGAGGAGGCTTCGGTTCAGGCCCACGAGGTGGAAGATTCAGCGGATCCCGCGGCAGAG GTGGGGGATACAATGGAGATAGGGGATATGGTGACAGGAGTTATGGCGACAGGAGCTTcggaggtggagagaggagcTTTGGTGGTGGTGGATACAGGAGTGGGGGATATTCCTCAGGTGGCTACAGAGAAAATAG GGGTCAGGGTGGATATGGTGACCGCTCTGGATCCTACCGCGATGGATACGACAGCTATG CTACACACGAGTAA
- the LOC121192630 gene encoding midnolin-A-like, with protein MEQQQKQKQQQQQQQRGFCSFTPARSAGCGVGVSTGQSTMRLSITSTTGSPVELSVPRVETVEGLRTRISQKLRLQTDRIVLLHKDRQLTAGKLLDLGVADGSKLTLVPVIEAGLLCSSARAERTMMDVLESLTEVQISDFLSGRSPLTINLGIGAHMMYVQLQLSAQDVKELQKDGDVRVCSSSEPQTSLPTAGSVSHPGSASAWSTGSTTSPASQISIPAPDPADSTSPIQLSTQRPRTCFNSTAPTSHPSTTVPAANCQHHSPLPQSCHSIHTSAPVLSTTSLPSGCPHPSSPLQAATPVCSPAPSGYSSGPPSPVPASTFKKSNVHASSTAELCKQPGAVIESFVSHSPGVFSGTFSGTLTPYSQSGINHPRRGISIILQILNDLLRAAYYQQGATPTLPQRHCSPSHPPVSPVLTAEEPSKARSKPLVTQRAEHASEASDIESHPLRSSTEEDQTLHCKLERLQFLMHQRRLRRRTRRSSHVSQTSHPYQHRHHRP; from the exons atggagcagcagcagaagcaaaagcagcagcagcagcagcagcagcggggtTTCTGTAGCTTCACCCCGGCCCGGTCTGCAGGCTGCGGGGTTGGAGTCTCCACCGGTCAGTCCACCATGCGTCTGTCCATCACCTCGACCACCGGCAGCCCAGTGGAGCTCAGCGTCCCCCGAGTAGAGACTGTGGAGGGACTGAGGACACGTATCTCCCAAAAACTCAGACTGCAAACAGACAGAATCGTGCTCCTGCATAAAGACAG GCAGCTGACTGCAGGAAAACTGCTGGACCTGGGTGTAGCAGACGGCAGCAAACTGACCCTGGTCCCTGTCATTGAAGCCGGTTTACTA TGCTCAAGTGCTAGAGCTGAGAGGACCATGATGGATGTTTTGGAAAGTTTAACAGAAGTTCAG atcagtgacttcctcTCCGGGCGCTCACCTTTGACCATTAACCTGGGAATCGGTGCTCACATGATGTATGTGCAGCTCCAGCTGTCTGCGCAGGATGTGAAAGAGCTGCAGAAGGATGGGGATGTGAGAGTCTGCAGTAGCAGCGAGCCTCAGACTAGCCTGCCGACAGCTGGCAGTGTGAGTCACCCCGGCTCTGCCTCAGCCTGGTCCACAGGCTCCACTACCTCACCTGCTTCCCAAATCTCCATTCCAGCCCCGGACCCTGCTGACTCTACGTCCCCGATCCAACTTAGCACTCAAAGACCAAGAACTTGCTTTAACTCAACAGCTCCCACCTCCCACCCATCCACTACTGTCCCTGCTGCAAACTGCCAACACCACTCACCTCTACCTCAATCCTGTCACTCTATACACACATCTGCCCCCGTGCTTTCAACCACTTCTTTGCCCTCTGGTTGTCCACATCCCAGCAGTCCGCTACAAGCAGCCACACCTGTCTGTTCCCCTGCTCCCTCCGGCTACAGTTCCGGACCCCCGAGTCCAGTACCAGCCTCAACCTTCAAAAAG agtAATGTTCATGCGTCATCCACTGCAGAGCTGTGTAAGCAGCCAGGAGCAGTCATAGAAAGTTTTGTGAGCCACTCTCCAGGCGTCTTCTCCGGGACTTTCTCTG GCACTCTGACTCCTTACAGTCAGAGCGGCATCAACCACCCTCGACGTGGCATCAGCATCATTCTCCAGATTCTCAATGACCTCCTCAGAGCTGCCTACTACCAACAGGGGGCAACACCCACCCTTCCTCAGCGCCACTgttctccttcacaccctccaGTCAGCCCAGTGCTCACAGCAGAGGAGCCCAGCAAAGCCAGAAGCAAACCTCTGGTGACCCAGAGGGCGGAGCACGCCAGTGAAGCTTCAG aCATTGAGAGTCACCCCCTTCGCTCATCCACAGAGGAAGATCAAACCTTGCACTGTAAGCTAGAGCGCCTCCAGTTTTTGATGCATCAGCGGCGCCTTCGCAGGCGGACTCGCAGGAGCTCACACGTCTCACAAACGTCTCACCCGTACCAGCACCGTCACCATCGTCCGTAA
- the cirbpa gene encoding cold inducible RNA binding protein a isoform X1: MSDEGKLFIGGLSFETNEDSLAAAFGKYGTIEKVDVIRDKETGRSRGFGFVKYDNAEDAKDALDAMNGKTLDGRAIRVDEAGKGGRSRGGFGSGPRGGRFSGSRGRGGRGYSRDFGGGGYNGDRGYGDRSYGDRSFGGGERSFGGGGYRSGGYSSGGYRENRGQGGYGDRSGSYRDGYDSYATHE; encoded by the exons ATGTCGGACGAGGGCAAATTGTTCATCGGAGGACTGAGCTTCGAGACCAACGAGGACTCTCTGGCCGCGGCCTTCGGCAAATACGGCACCATCGAGAAAG TGGATGTGatcagagacaaagagacaggaaggTCTCGCGGGTTCGGCTTTGTGAAATACGATAATGCAGAAGATGCAAAAGATGCACTGGACGCCATGAACGGCAAG ACTCTAGATGGCCGTGCTATCCGCGTTGATGAAGCAGGGAAGGGTGGGCGCTCCAGAGGAGGCTTCGGTTCAGGCCCACGAGGTGGAAGATTCAGCGGATCCCGCGGCAGAGGTGGGCGTGGTTATTCCCGAG aCTTTGGAGGTGGGGGATACAATGGAGATAGGGGATATGGTGACAGGAGTTATGGCGACAGGAGCTTcggaggtggagagaggagcTTTGGTGGTGGTGGATACAGGAGTGGGGGATATTCCTCAGGTGGCTACAGAGAAAATAG GGGTCAGGGTGGATATGGTGACCGCTCTGGATCCTACCGCGATGGATACGACAGCTATG CTACACACGAGTAA
- the ndufa13 gene encoding NADH dehydrogenase [ubiquinone] 1 alpha subcomplex subunit 13, producing the protein MAGSKVKQDMPPPGGYAAFDYKRNLPKRGLSGYSMFGIGIGLMVFGYWRLFGWNRERRRLQIEEMEARIALMPLLQAEHDRRTLRMLRENLEEEAILMKDVPGWKVGESVFHTDRWVTPLSEELFNLRPREELLHKRFGFLWYV; encoded by the exons ATGGCGGGGTCCAAGGTGAAGCAGGACATGCCTCCTCCGGGAGGCTATGCCGCGTTCGATTATAAGAGAAATCTACCGAAACGAGGACTTTCGG GATATAGCATGTTCGGCATTGGCATCGGCCTCATGGTGTTTGGTTACTGGAGGCTATTTGGgtggaacagagagaggag GCGCTTGCAGATCGAGGAGATGGAAGCCAGGATAGCTTTAATGCCCCTGCTGCAGGCAGAGCACGATCGAAG GACTTTACGAATGCTGAGGGAAAATTTAGAAGAGGAGGCGATTCTCATGAAGGACGTTCCAGGTTGGAAG GTCGGTGAGAGCGTCTTCCACACAGACCGTTGGGTCACTCCTCTGTCAGAGGAGCTGTTCAACCTCCGGCCTCGTGAGGAGCTTTTGCACAAGCGTTTTGGCTTCTTGTGGTACGTGTAA